One Argiope bruennichi chromosome 5, qqArgBrue1.1, whole genome shotgun sequence DNA segment encodes these proteins:
- the LOC129968541 gene encoding uncharacterized protein LOC129968541, with the protein MSVSEMLVLLIMQQKWRSVILVDADPEESASLLNSLNEGGVLIASVSVNAIGRYRWPEKYSLQPSFDGYIMTIRIRNTDEIFGELIHALKKNFLFGPHQRWIIGVKGCLKLDKALHFFDEGDKIVIIASETVETSACQSDFHSKVNLQI; encoded by the exons atgagtGTCTCGGAAATGCTCGTGCTGTTAATTATGCAACAGAAGTGGAGGAGTGTTATTTTAGTGGACGCCGACCCGGAAG AGAGTGCATCCTTATTGAATTCCTTGAATGAAGGCGGAGTGCTCATTGCCAGCGTTTCCGTGAATGCGATAGGCAGATATCGTTGGCCCGAGAAATACAGTCTACAGCCATCGTTCGACGGATATATAATGACTATTCGTATACGGAACACAGATGAAATCTTTGGAGAGCTTATTCATGCgctaaaa aaaaatttccttttcggGCCCCATCAGCGCTGGATCATTGGTGTAAAGGGCTGTTTGAAGCTGGACAAAGCTCTTCACTTTTTTGACGAAGGAGACAAAATAGTAATCATTGCTTCTGAAACAGTGGAGACCTCTGCGTGTCAGTCTGATTTccattcaaaagtaaatttacaaatataa